The Eubacteriaceae bacterium Marseille-Q4139 genome has a window encoding:
- a CDS encoding XTP/dITP diphosphatase, whose protein sequence is MENRIVFATSNEGKMREIREILKDLGAEVLSMKEAGASPDIVEDGDSFEANAMIKAKAVWAETGGIVLADDSGLEIDYLNGEPGVYSARYLGEKTSYEIKNWNLIHRLDGVEQEKRTARFVCVIAAVLPDGRTLSARETMEGYIAYAPAGEGGFGYDPILMLPEYGKTSAEITMEEKNKISHRGKALEAMKKLLEKEIGERV, encoded by the coding sequence ATGGAGAACAGAATCGTATTTGCAACGTCGAATGAAGGAAAGATGCGGGAAATCCGCGAGATTTTAAAGGATCTGGGGGCGGAAGTCCTGTCCATGAAGGAGGCGGGGGCATCGCCGGATATCGTGGAGGACGGGGACAGCTTCGAGGCCAACGCCATGATTAAGGCAAAGGCAGTCTGGGCAGAAACCGGCGGCATCGTGCTGGCCGATGATTCCGGCCTGGAAATAGATTATTTAAACGGGGAGCCGGGCGTCTATTCCGCAAGGTACCTGGGGGAAAAAACCTCCTATGAAATCAAAAACTGGAACCTGATTCACCGTCTGGATGGCGTGGAACAGGAAAAACGGACGGCGCGGTTCGTCTGCGTCATTGCGGCAGTCCTGCCGGACGGCCGTACCTTGAGCGCAAGGGAGACCATGGAAGGCTATATCGCCTATGCGCCGGCCGGGGAGGGCGGTTTCGGCTATGATCCGATCCTGATGCTTCCGGAATATGGGAAGACATCGGCAGAGATCACCATGGAGGAGAAAAACAAGATCAGCCACAGGGGAAAAGCTCTGGAGGCCATGAAAAAGCTGTTGGAAAAGGAAATTGGGGAACGTGTATGA